AGGGACAAAGTCCTGCAGCTGGGTCCAGGATCAGTTGTGGGGGCAGAGCCTCTTTTCTGCAGGTCCCGGAGCTATACCTATTCTGCGGTGTGTGTCGGCACTGTCCGGGCTTCCAGGTATTACTACTCTCAGATCCTGGATCAGCTCGGGCTGGCTCCTGAACCTGTCAGGGGAATTCTGGACTCCCTTGGCCACCAGCTGGATTTTTTCTGGACCGCGGGCAGAGATTCAGACCTGTCCAGAGAGCATTTTCTGGGCCAGATTCGGACCTATGATCCGGGGCAGTGGATAATCCGGGAAGGAAATATTGACACTGATATCTACCGGATCGTCTCCACTGATGGCGGACTTGAAGTTTCAAAGGATGGACGAGAACTGGCCAGACTGGACGCCCCTGGTGAGTTCTTCGGGGAGATGGCCTGGATTCTGGGAGAAAAAAGGACCGCCAGCGTCAGGGCCCTGGGCAGGACCGTGCTGGAAGTCCATCCCGGAGAGCAGCTGGAAAGCATTGTTTCCCAGTATCCCCAACTGGCCATGAGGATCATTACGGCCCTGTCCGGACGGCTGGCCAGGACATCCAGAGAGCTGGCCGGGGACAGGGGCGATTTTGTGGAAGGCTGATCAGATGCCTGGCTGGCCAGCCGTATTTTGAGGCTGGTCCACATTGAAGAATTTCCGACAGTTGTCACCGCATTTCAACCATACCTCATCCACATCAATCCCTTTGACCTGGGCGATCTTCAAGGCTGTAAAGCCGAGCAGGGCAGGCTCGTTGGTTTTTCCCCTGTAGGGTTCAGGAGTCAGGAACGGACAATCAGTTTCAATGAGCAGCCTGTCCTCAGGAATGATTTTGACCGCCTGCTGCAGGGCAAGGCTTTTATTGAAAGTTACGCTTCCCGGCACAGAGATGTGCCAGCCAGAGGACAGGATCTTTTTGGCCTCTTCCGGCCCAAGGCCGAAACAATGCCAGAGTAGAGGTCTGTCTTTGAATCCAGATCTGGTCAGGATGTTGATGGTCTGTTCAAATGCGTCCCTGGAATGAATGACCACCGGCAGATCAAGTTCCTTTGCCAGATCCAGCTGGGCCTTAAATGCCTTTTCCTGGCTGGACCTGGGGCTGTGGTCGTAAAAAAAATCCAGACCTGTCTCTCCCACGGCCTTGACCCGGGGATCATTTTCAGCAATCCGGTTCAGTTCCTGACCAGTCCTGGCCGTGAACTCCCTGGCCTCATGAGGATGGACCCCGATGATGAAAAACACCTGGGAGTAGTTGCCAAAAAGTCCATGTTCCCGGTCATAGGCTTCAGGGCCCAGGAAGACATTTCCCAGCAGGGATACCCCGCAGTCCTGGGCTCTGGTCAGGACCCGGTCCAGGTTCCCGGAAAGATTTCCCATGTTCAGGTGGGCATGGCTGTCAGCTCCGCCCAGGGGAAGGCCAAGGTCTTCAGGCAACGGCCTTGGCTTTTTTCGTCCCATGCTATTTTTTTTCCCTCACGCCCTTATCCCAGTCCTGAACCGGAATTGCTTCATCAATGAGCATGACCGGGATCTCTTCCCTGATGGGGTAGACCAGAGCGCATCCGGCACATTTAAGGCCGTCTTTATTGCCCACCAGATCAAGATCTCCCTTGCATTTGGGACAGGCCAGGATATCTAGCAGTTCTTGGTTCAGAGTCATGTTTTCACCTCGGCTTTACTTACTGGATACAGGTATTTGTCAATGCATTTTTCCGGGAGCACAGCCCAGATTTTGACCATAATGAATATCAGAAAAATGGAAAACAAAAGCCGGATAAACAGGATTCCGGAAATATGGGCTCCCAGAAGCATCATCAAAAGGGTATCTTCAATGAGGCTGTGGGCAATGCCCATCAGGCTCAGGGAAAAAAAAATGTCCTGTTTTTTTATTTTGTTGGACCTGGCTTCCTTGATGATCAGTGCACCACCGTAAGCCAGGCCCATGGTCAGCCCGACAATGGTGATGGACGTGGCTTCCCTGCCTATGCCCAGGAGTCTGAAGATGGGGGCCATAATCCTGATAAACAGTTCAGTGGCCCGGATGTGGTCCATGAACCGGATCAAGGTCATGAGGGCCAGGATGATCAGATAAATAATTCCCAGATTCCTGATCTGGGAAAGGACCCAGTATATGGCTCCATCAGGTTGAGGGTCAGGCCGCCAGAGAACTGTGTTGGAGTGTTGAAGCCATCCACCCAGCTCGTAAAACAGGTTCAGGAGAATACCCAGGATCAGGGCAGCGCCAACCCGAAAAAGGCCCTGGAAGATGAGCCTGGTCCCTGCTTTCTGGACTATTCTGAGTTCTATGGGCAGGGCATGGGCCATAAGGATGGCAGTGGACAGGACAGTCACCTGAGCCACGGTGAGTTCAAAACTTTCCGGCAGGGACACGAATACGATCATGGCACTGTAGATATTATTGAACATGGCTGTGGCCCAGACCAGCCCCATAATGCCAGGCAGCCCCATCAGGTGCATCAGGGGTTCAAGGGCTGAGGCCAGGTACTTTAACAAGTCCAGTTCGGCGATTATCTTGACGGCAATAATGATGGGAATCATTATTTTCAAGAGTTCGGACCAGGCCTTGAATGAGTCAACGGCCAGGGAGAAGATTACTCCCGGAAAACCCGGCTGTCTGGACTGCATCAGAAGGTCTGCCTGAGAAGGTCTTCTTCTGAAGAGGTATCAGCTCCGGTACCGGTCTGTTCATCGGCCCGGACGCTCATGCGGGTTGGTTCTGTGCCCTGGACAAAAGGGAGAAAATAACTGTCAGATGCATTTGAAGGGGCCAGCAGACCGGTGACCGGATCAATTCTGGCCATGGTGATCCCAGGGGGCCTGGTGAAGTCCTGGACAGGATAGTCAGACTCCACCTGCTGTCTGTAATTGACCCAGATGGGTGAAGCTGCCCTGGCTCCGGTTTCGTACTTACCCATGGGAGTCAGCTGATCAAAGCCGACATAGACTCCGGTTATCAGGTACGGGGAGTAACCTATGTACCAGGCATCGTTCTGATCATTGGTGGTTCCGGTTTTACCGGCTACTGGCCGGTTCAGCACCCTGGCCCTCCAGCCGGTTCCATCCCGGACCACTTCCTGGAGCATATTGGTGATGATATAGGCATTTTCAGGGGAAGTGGCCTGAACAGGCTGGTCTTCATTAAGGTACAGCTCCTTGCCCCAGGAGTCAGAAACCCTGTTGATCAGGCGCAGGGGCATGTAGGAACCGTCTCTGGCAAAAGCCGAATAAGACTGGCAAAGATCCATGAGGCTGACCGGGACCGATCCCAGGCTTATGGACAGATCCCTGGGAAATTCCTGCTGAAAGCCGAAGTCCTTGAATCTGTTGATCATGTTGCCGATGCCGATGCGCTGGGCAACCCTTATGGTGACCAGGTTCCTTGATCTGACCAGAGCAGTGCGCAGCAGGGTTGGTCCGTGGAAAATGCCCTCAAAATTTTTGGGCCTCCAGGTGGTCATGGTCTGGTAGTCATCATAGACAATGGGTGCGTCCAGAACAATTGAGGCCGGAGTGAAGCCGTTTTCCAGGGCCACGGAATAGACAAAAGGCTTGAAAGCCGATCCAGGCTGACGTCTGGCCTGGGTAGCCCGGTTGAAGTGGCTGCGGTTAAAGCTGTAGCCACCGGCCAGGGCCAGGACTTCCCCGGTTTGGGGATCAGCTGAAAGAATGGCTCCTTCCACAATGGGTTCCTGCTCCAGAGCCAGGGCCCAGCTGGATTCAGGGTCTTTTTTTTCAATCACTGATGCCCAGACAACATCGCCTGAACTCAAGATCCTGCGGGCATCCCTGACCGGCCTGACCTCTTCCGGAGCCCTGGAAGGGTCAGGGGTCCTGGCCCAGGACATGGTGGAAACATTCAGTTCTCCCCTGAAGGGGCCGAACCGGACTTTAGCTCCGGATTCCTGGACATCAGTGACCAGGACCCTGAGCCATTTGCCCGGCTCCATTTCTTCAGGGTCAACAACCATGGTCAGCAGAAAATCCTCCTGATTTTCAGGGGGAATGTTTTCAAGGGCTCCCTGCCAGCCTCTTCTCTTGGAGGATTCAATGAGGCCCTGCCTGAGAGCTGTCTGGGCCGCTTCAAGATGTTTCAGGTCAGCCCCGGTGGATACAATCAACCCGCCCTGGTAGACCTTTTCCTCACCGAACATGCGGATCAGCTGCCGTCTGACCTCTTCAAGATAATATGGTCCGATCTGCCACGAGGGATCAGCCATCCTTTGATAGTCAAGGGGTTCGGCCGCAGCCTCCTGGTACTCCTCCTCAGAGATCCATTGCAGGTCCCTCAGCCTGGACAGGACATAGAGCTGCCTGTGCCTGGCACCCTGGGGATTGCGCCAGGGGTTGAGCCTGGAAGGGGCCTTGGGCAGGGCTGCAATAAGGGCTGACTCGGCAAGGGTCAGGTCTCTGGCGTTTTTGCCAAAGTAATCCCTGGCTGCGGCTTCAACTCCATAGGCTCCGGCACCGAGAAATATCTGGTTCAGATAGATGGTCAGGATCTCGTCTTTGGTCAGGTGTTTTTCCAGTCTGTAAGCCAGGATGGCTTCCCTGATTTTTCTTGTATAGCTGCGTTCAGGTGAAAGGAGAAGGGACTTGATTACCTGCTGGGTGATGGTGCTCCCTCCCTGGACGATTTCTCCGGCTTTGACATTTTGAATGGCTGCCCGGACAATGCCCATGAATTCAACACCTTCATGTTCGTAAAAGCCGGCATCCTCTGCAGCCAGAAAGGATTTGACAATCCAGGGAGACATTTCAGCCAGGGATATGAGAAACCGTTTCTCTTTGAAGAAATGTCCCAGGATTTCCCCGTCTCTGGTCAGAACCTTGGTGACCAGAGGAGGATTGTAATCAGTAATGTCTTTGTAGTCGGGCAGGTCCTGAGAGGCCCATTTGTAGATTCCTATGCCTGCACCTGTCAGGGCAAGGGCCATCACGATCAGCAATATGGAAAGAATTTTTATGAATTTCATGGCAACTGGATCCCGGTAGGGGAGATATCGATCATTATTTTGATGTTAGGTCATCAAGCAATGTGTTGAAAGTTTTCTGGAGCTTCTCAGGAGACACCCCAAAAAGCCTGACCAGTCCTTGAACGGACTTTTCCCTGTCCTGGGCCAGACAGAGTCGATCTTTTATATAAGTGAGCTTCTGATGCTGAAACCAGAACGGATAAAGCCGACAATAGGCGGGCCGAATTTCTGCAGGAAGTACACATCCGTCTTTGCCCAGCAGCACACAGGAACCCTCTGTATTAGTTTTGAGTCGGCTGTGAAAATTGTCAAGGGCGAAGACCTGGTAAACTTCTTTTCGGGACAGCGGAATCAATCTGGTCATTCTGGATATGAAATCCGGATTATTTTTTTCATCTACACTAAAGTGATCTGACTGTAAATAACTGCTTATCAGAGTTTTATCAGACCCTGAAAGGGGAAAACAGAATTTTTCCATGCCCGGACTCAGGCGGCAGCAGGTGGGATTGACCCTGCTGCATTGGAGGCAGATATAGTCATCACTGGTCGGCATTGTTGGAAAACTTGTATTTGCCTTTGCCCAAAAGGTCATGCAGGTGGATAAGCCCCAGGATTTTTTGGGAATCGTCAATAATGGGCAGAACAGTCACGGCATTCTCTTCCATAATATCCAGGACCGCCCCGGCTGAGGCCCCTGGATTCACCTTGAGCGGGTTTGGAATCATGTAGTCCCTGGCCGGATCCTGAAGGTCAAATTTTTTCCCGCAAACCATCCTGCGTACGTCGCCATCAGTGATTATTCCAGCCAGCCTGCGACTGGAATCTGTCAGAAACACCACTCCAAATCCTCCCTGGTTGAGGACGATCAGGGCCTTTTCAAGGCTTGCTCCAGCATCAGCCAAGGGCAGGTGCCGGGTATGCATCAGTTCCAGGATGTTCATTTTGAGCCTCTGGCCCAGGACCCCCCCGGGATGGTATTTTTTAAAGTCCTTTTGCTTAAAATGTTTGCACTCCATGAGGCAGACGGCCAGGGCATCGCCCACAGCCAGGGCCGCTGTGGTACTGGCGGTGGGAGCAAGCCCCAGAGTGCAGGCTTCCCGGGGTACCCTGACCTTAAGGACTAGGTCTGACAATTTGGCCATGGTGGAGTCAGGATTGGAGGTCATAACGATTATTTTCAGGCCCAGCGCACTGAGGCTGGGGATTATGGCGTTTAATTCGTCAGTTTCACCACTGTTGGATATGGCCAGGACCAGGTCATCCCTGGTCAGCATGCCCATGTCGCCATGGGCGCCTTCCACAGGATGCAGAAAAAATGCAGGTGAGCCGGTGCTGCTCAGGGTGGCTGCAATTTTCCGGCTGATGAGGCCTGATTTTCCAATGCCGGTTATGACGATTCTCCCCTTGCACCCGGCCATTGCCTCAACAGCCAGATCAAAGCTCAGTCCCAGGTCATTCTTTACAGCCTGGATCCCTTCAATTTCAATATCCAGGACTCTTCGGGCCACTTCCAGCCAGCTGTCTCGAGATCTGGTCATTTTACCATTCAAAGCAGAGTTTGTTGCAGTTGGGGCTGTAGGGAACCGGGTAGTCCTCGTTAAAGCAGGCCAGACAGAAGCCCTGGCCATTGTCAATGGAGGCCATGAGGCCCTCAATGGACAGATAATGCAGGGAATCCAGGCCGATATACCTGGCAATATCCTCTACGCTGTGGTTGGCTGCTATGAGTTCACCCTTGGAGGAAAAGTCAATTCCGTAAAAACAAGGATATCTGATGGGCGGGCAGCTTACCCGCATATGAATTTCTCTTGCCCCCAGCTCCCTGAGTTTCTTGACCCTGGTTTTGATGGTGGTTCCACGGACAATGGAATCCTCCACTATTAGCAGCCTGCGGTTCCTGATCATGCTCTTGGCCGGGTTGAGCTTAACCCGGACTCCAAAATCCCTCATGTCCTGGGTGGGCTGGATAAAGGTCCGGCCGACATAGTGGTTTCTGATCATGGCCATTTCAAAGGGCAGTCCGGACTCCTGGGCATATCCCACACCGGCATACATGCCCGAGTCTGGAAAGGGCATGACAAAGTCAGCTTCAACTGGGGCTTCCCTGGCCAGGACCATGCCCATCCTTTTTCTGGCCTGGTAAACTTCCTGGTTGAAGACCATGGAGTCGGGTCTGGCAAAATATATCAGTTCAAAGGCGCAGGCAGAAACCCGGCTGGGTTCGGCAAATCTTGAACTGTAAAGTTTGCCTTTGTCGATGGTGATCATTTCGCCCGGTTCCACACATCGTAAAAATTCAGCTTCCAGCAGGTCAAAGGCACAGGTTTCCGAGGCAAAGACATAGGAATCTCCAACCCGGCCGATGGACAGGGGGCGAAATCCGTGGGGGTCGCGGATGGCTATGAGCTTGTCATTGGCCAGTATGAGCAGACTGTAGGCCCCTTTGATTCTGGACATGGCCTTGATCAGGGCCTCCTCAAAGCTGTTGCCATTCATGTGTCTGGCAATAAGATGGACAATTATTTCGCTGTCCATGGTGGTCTGAAATATGGCCCCCTGTTCTTCAAGCTCCCGGCGCAGTTCATACGTGTTGACCAGATTACCGTTATGGCCGATGGCAATGGACATGTCCTTGAACCGGACCAGGAACGGCTGGGCATTGCGGATCAGTGAGGCTCCTGTGGTGGAATATCTGATGTGCCCCATGGAAATGTCGCCCTTGAGCTGATGTCCCAGATGATGTTCACTGAACACATCGGCCACCAGGCCCATTCCTTTCTGCTCCCTGATTTTCCGGCCATCCCAGGTCACGATTCCAGCGCTCTCCTGTCCCCGGTGCTGAAGAGCGTAAAGGCCGAAGTAGGCCATTCTGGCTGCTTCAGGGTGACCGTAAATACCGAATAGACCGCAGTACTCTTTTTTCATTTTTTATCTGCCTGGTTGGATAGGTAATATTCCTGAAGACTTTTGACCTTCAGGCCAAGGTTGGTTTTTTCCTTGATGGCCAGGGCCAGGGCCTTGGCTGCTGAGACGGTTGTTGTGTAAGGAATTCTATACAGAACAGCGGCCTGGCGCAGAGAGGATGAGTCACTGACTGTTCTTTTTCCTGAGGAGGTGTTGATGACCAGGTTGATTTCTTTGTTCTTGATCTGATCCAGGACATTGGGGCGGCCTTCAAAGACCTTGTTGACCACCCTGGCCTTGATCCCGTTTTGCTCCAGAAAAGAGGCCGTACCCCTGGTGGCAATGATGTCGAAACCGAGTTCAATGAATGTTTCTGCCGGCTTCAGACAATGGGGCTTGTCATAGTCATTGACTGAAATAAATACGCAGCCCTTGTCCGGCAGCATCTGCCCGGCCCCCATCTGGCTTTTCATAAATGCCAGCCCCAGGTTGTCGTCGATGCCCATGACTTCGCCGGTGGAGCGCATTTCAGGTCCCAGAAGCACATCCACCCCAGGATACCGGTTAAAGGGCAGGACAGCCTCTTTGACCGAATAGTAGCCGGTCTTGGCCATGGACCAGGGGTCAAGATTTCTGATTTTTTCACCCATCATCACCCTGGTGGCCAGCTTGGCCAGGGGCACTCCGGTGGCCTTGCTCACAAAGGGTGAAGTCCTGGATGCCCTGGGATTCACTTCCAGAATATAGACCTGACCGTCCTTGACAGCGAATTGGATGTTCAGCAGACCCACAACATTGAGTTCCCGGGCCAGCTGCTCAGTCTGACTTTTAATTTCTTCAACAATGGCCTGGTCAATGGTGTGGGGAGGCAGGACACAGGCTGAGTCACCCGAATGAACCCCGGCTTCCTCAATATGTTCCATTATCCCGGCGACATAAGTGTCCTGTCCGTCACTCAGGGCGTCAACGTCGATCTCAATGGCGTGTTCCAGGAATTTGTCGATGAGGATGGGATGGTCTGGGGATGCCAGTACAGTCTGTTTGAAGTAAGACCGGAGCTGGTCTTCGTCGTAGACGATTTCCATGGCCCGTCCTCCCAGGACATAGGATGGTCTTACTACCACCGGATAGCCGATTTCCCCGGCCACAGCTGTGGCTCCTTCCAGTGACCTGGCCGTGCCGTTGGCCGGCTGCAGCAGCCCCAGCTTGTTTATCAGAGCCTGAAACCGTTCCCTGTCTTCGGCCCGGTCAATGCTGTCCGGTGAAGTGCCAAGAATGGGGACTCCAGCCTTCATCAAGGGAACAGCCAGATTCAGGGGGGTCTGGCCGCCGAACTGGACTATGACACCGTCCGGCCTTTCAAAATCAATGATGTTCATGACATCTTCAAAGGTAAGGGGCTCAAAGTACAGGAAGTCCGAGGTGTCGTAGTCCGTACTGACGGTTTCAGGATTGGAGTTGACCATGATGGACTGGATTCCCATTTCCTTGAGGGAATATGCAGCATGAACACAGCAATAGTCGAACTCAATTCCCTGACCGATGCGGTTGGGGCCACCGCCGAGGATCATTACTTTTCTGGCCCTGGACGGGATAAGTTCCTTGCCTGATTCATATGTGGAGTAGAAATAAGGAGTATAGGCCTCAAATTCGCCGGCACAGGTATCAACAAGATAGTAGGTTGGGGCAATACCCATTTTTTTCCGGGTATCCCGGATTTCCTGCTCGGTCTTATTCCATATCAGGGCCAGTTGTTTGTCTGAAAAGCCAAGCTTTTTGGCTTCAGCCAAAAGGACGGACAGCTCAGGATTGTCCGGGCTCAGGGATTGGCTGGAGTTGAACTCCAGAAGTTTTCCTTCAAAGGAGACCAGCTCAATGAACTGACGGATAAACCATGGATCTATGGCGGTAAGTTCATAGATTTCATTACTGGTCAGGCCGGACAGGATGGCCTGGCGCAAGGCATAGATGCGCTGGGAGTTAGGCACCCTCAGGGCTGCCCTGATGTCCTCGGCCGGAGGCAGGTCTTCGTTGAAACTGGAAGCCAGGCCCAGGTTGCCGGTTTCCAGGGATCTAAGGCCCTTTTGCATGGCTTCCTTAAAGGTCCGGCCAATGGCCATGGTTTCGCCGACACTCTTCATGGAAGTGCCAAGGATGTCTTTGGCACCGTAAAATTTTTCAAAGGTGAATCGGGGTATTTTGACTACGCAATAATCAATGGTGGGCTCAAAGGAGGCCATGGTTTCCCTGGTAATGTCATTGGGTATTTCATCCAGAGTGTAGCCCACGGCCAGTTTGGCTGCAATCTTTGCAATGGGAAAGCCTGTGGCTTTGGAGGCCAGGGCTGATGATCTGGAAACTCTGGGGTTCATTTCAATGACCACCATTTCGCCGTTTTCAGGGTTAAGGGCGAACTGAACATTGGAACCTCCGGTTTCAACCCCGATTTCCCGCATGATGTCCAGAGAAGCATTGCGCATGAGCTGATATTCCCGGTCAGTCAGGGTCTGGGCCGGGGCCACAGTGATGGAGTCGCCGGTGTGAACGCCCATGGGGTCAAGGTTCTCTATGGGGCAGATTATTACGCAGTTGTCGTTTTTATCCCGCATGACTTCCAGTTCGAATTCCTTCCAGCCAAGGACCGATTCTTCAAGCATGATTTCACTGGTCAGGCTGGCTGACAGCCCCTGAGAAGAGATTTCTTCCAGATCTTCCATGTTGTAGGCGATTCCGCCCCCGGTTCCTCCAAGGGTGTAGGCTGGTCGGATAATAATGGGAAAGGGAAAGGATTTGCCCAGTTCCCTGACCTGGTCCATGCTCCTGGCGATTTCGCTTTTAGGGACTTTAAGTCCGATATTGGCCATGGCCTGACGAAACTGCTGTCTGGACTCAGCCTTCTGAATAGCAGGCAGTGAAGCACCGATCAGCTCAACATTGTATTTATCAAGGGTTCCGTTTTCAGCCAGGGCCACGGCCGTATTAAGGCCGGTCTGTCCGCCCAGGGTGGGCAGGAGAGCGTCAGGTCTTTCTCTGGCGATTATTTTGGCCACTGTTTCAGGTTCAATGGGCTCAATATAGGTTTTGTCGGCCAGTTCCGGGTCAGTCATGATGGTGGCAGGATTGGAGTTGACCAAAACCACTTCATAGCCTTCTTCTTTCAGGGCCTTGAGGGCCTGGGTGCCTGAGTAATCGAATTCGCAGGCCTGGCCGATGACAATGGGTCCGGAGCCGATGAGCATGATTTTCTTAATGTCTTCTCTTTTGGGCATAGTAGTTGGGTGTGTTAGGGGTTTTCAGTTGCAGGATCTTAAGTCTGCACTTGGGAAAAAAAGTGCATTGTCCAGATGTGAAATTTAAGTTGTTTACTTGTAATAGCTCATGAGGTCAATATGAATAAAGGGCTGGATTTCGGCTGTTCATGCAGGCCTGGTGATGTTTTTCTGATAATGTTCAGCCAGTTGGGCAAGGCCCTGGAGGATGGCAGAAGATTGGACAGCAGCCCGAAACATGCATATTGCCCAGGTATCTATTTTGGATTACTCTTTTTCGGCTGCTAGCCATTCAAGGGACATGCTTTGCTTTCTGGCTGTTTTGGGCTGACTATGCAACAAAATTGTAATTTTCAGCCCTTGGAACGGAAGGTTTTTTTACAATATTGTATCAATGATCAGCCCAAGCTAAAGAGATTATTATGCGTCTGGCACTTTTGCAATTGAATTTTACAATCTGCGACCTCAAAGGCAACTCAGACCGGATTATCAAGGCTGCGGAAAGGGCTTTTGGTCAGGGAGCGGACATCTGCATCACGCCGGAACTGGCTGTTTGCGGATATCCACCCAGGGACCTGCTTTTCAGCCAGAGTTTTGTTGCCGGATGTCTGGAGGCTGTGGAGGAGGTGGCTGGAGGGGTTGCAGACCTGGGGCCTGTTCTGGTGGGTACTCCTTTCCCAGGTAAGGGTGGTGTGCTGCACAACGGGGCATGCCTGGTAATGAATGGAAAGCCGGTCAGGTATTTTGGCAAGACCCTGCTTCCGAATTACGATGTTTTTGACGAACAGCGCTACTTTGGATCCTTTAAGGAGCCTGAGGTCTTTGAATTCAAGGGCCGTACCATCGGGGTGAGCGTGTGCGAGGACATCTGGAATGACAAGGATTTCTGGGAAGTACGCAGGTATGGCCAGGATCCTGTGGAAGTGCTGGTGGATAAAGGGGCAGAGATCATTGTTAATCTGTCTGCATCGCCATTTTCTCTGGGCAAGCAGAAGATCAGGTCAGCCATGCTTGCTTCCCTGGCAGCCAAGTATGGCCTGCCTGTATTGTTCTGTAACCAGGTGGGGGGCAATGACGACCTGATCTTTGCCGGTCGGAGCATGGCCGTGGATGAAAAGGGGGCTCTCCTGGCATCTGGCAGAGAGTTTAAAGAAGATATGGTCATCGTGGACTTGAGAAACAGGGGGAGCAACCAGGTTCGGACCCATGACCTCAGCCGGGAATCTGAAGCCTGGAACGGCCTGGTCCTGGGTCTTGGGGATTATGTGCGCAAGTGCGGGTTCAGGGAGGTTGTTCTGGGGCTTTCAGGGGGCATAGACTCGGCCCTGGTGGCTGCTGCAGCAGCCAGAGCCCTGGGTCCCCAAAGGGTGACCGGAGTGCTCATGCCTTCTCCCTATTCCAGCCGGGGCAGCATTGATGACTCCCTGGAGCTGGCCGGGAATCTGGGCATCAAGACCAGGACCATCCCCATTCATGAACTGATGGAGTCCTATGACAGGGCTTTGGCACCTTGTTTTGCAGGCCTGGAAAAGGATGTGACCGAGGAGAATATCCAGGCCAGAATCAGGGGGAATCTGCTCATGGCCCTGTCCAACAAACTGGGAGCCCTGGTCCTGGCTACTGGAAACAAGTCCGAGCTGGCTGTGGGATACAGCACCATATATGGGGACATGGCCGGTGGGCTGGCACCCATTTCTGATGTTCCCAAGACCCTGGTCTATGCCATAGCCCGCTGGCTCAACACTGG
This genomic window from Desulfonatronovibrio hydrogenovorans DSM 9292 contains:
- a CDS encoding cyclic nucleotide-binding domain-containing protein, with the protein product MNPDQLQAPLDSTVVMEEGRELLVQDRLADCLYLILSGRIDLFRDRDKVLQLGPGSVVGAEPLFCRSRSYTYSAVCVGTVRASRYYYSQILDQLGLAPEPVRGILDSLGHQLDFFWTAGRDSDLSREHFLGQIRTYDPGQWIIREGNIDTDIYRIVSTDGGLEVSKDGRELARLDAPGEFFGEMAWILGEKRTASVRALGRTVLEVHPGEQLESIVSQYPQLAMRIITALSGRLARTSRELAGDRGDFVEG
- a CDS encoding TatD family hydrolase, whose product is MGRKKPRPLPEDLGLPLGGADSHAHLNMGNLSGNLDRVLTRAQDCGVSLLGNVFLGPEAYDREHGLFGNYSQVFFIIGVHPHEAREFTARTGQELNRIAENDPRVKAVGETGLDFFYDHSPRSSQEKAFKAQLDLAKELDLPVVIHSRDAFEQTINILTRSGFKDRPLLWHCFGLGPEEAKKILSSGWHISVPGSVTFNKSLALQQAVKIIPEDRLLIETDCPFLTPEPYRGKTNEPALLGFTALKIAQVKGIDVDEVWLKCGDNCRKFFNVDQPQNTAGQPGI
- a CDS encoding Trm112 family protein, whose product is MTLNQELLDILACPKCKGDLDLVGNKDGLKCAGCALVYPIREEIPVMLIDEAIPVQDWDKGVREKK
- a CDS encoding penicillin-binding protein 1A; its protein translation is MKFIKILSILLIVMALALTGAGIGIYKWASQDLPDYKDITDYNPPLVTKVLTRDGEILGHFFKEKRFLISLAEMSPWIVKSFLAAEDAGFYEHEGVEFMGIVRAAIQNVKAGEIVQGGSTITQQVIKSLLLSPERSYTRKIREAILAYRLEKHLTKDEILTIYLNQIFLGAGAYGVEAAARDYFGKNARDLTLAESALIAALPKAPSRLNPWRNPQGARHRQLYVLSRLRDLQWISEEEYQEAAAEPLDYQRMADPSWQIGPYYLEEVRRQLIRMFGEEKVYQGGLIVSTGADLKHLEAAQTALRQGLIESSKRRGWQGALENIPPENQEDFLLTMVVDPEEMEPGKWLRVLVTDVQESGAKVRFGPFRGELNVSTMSWARTPDPSRAPEEVRPVRDARRILSSGDVVWASVIEKKDPESSWALALEQEPIVEGAILSADPQTGEVLALAGGYSFNRSHFNRATQARRQPGSAFKPFVYSVALENGFTPASIVLDAPIVYDDYQTMTTWRPKNFEGIFHGPTLLRTALVRSRNLVTIRVAQRIGIGNMINRFKDFGFQQEFPRDLSISLGSVPVSLMDLCQSYSAFARDGSYMPLRLINRVSDSWGKELYLNEDQPVQATSPENAYIITNMLQEVVRDGTGWRARVLNRPVAGKTGTTNDQNDAWYIGYSPYLITGVYVGFDQLTPMGKYETGARAASPIWVNYRQQVESDYPVQDFTRPPGITMARIDPVTGLLAPSNASDSYFLPFVQGTEPTRMSVRADEQTGTGADTSSEEDLLRQTF
- a CDS encoding KpsF/GutQ family sugar-phosphate isomerase; translated protein: MTRSRDSWLEVARRVLDIEIEGIQAVKNDLGLSFDLAVEAMAGCKGRIVITGIGKSGLISRKIAATLSSTGSPAFFLHPVEGAHGDMGMLTRDDLVLAISNSGETDELNAIIPSLSALGLKIIVMTSNPDSTMAKLSDLVLKVRVPREACTLGLAPTASTTAALAVGDALAVCLMECKHFKQKDFKKYHPGGVLGQRLKMNILELMHTRHLPLADAGASLEKALIVLNQGGFGVVFLTDSSRRLAGIITDGDVRRMVCGKKFDLQDPARDYMIPNPLKVNPGASAGAVLDIMEENAVTVLPIIDDSQKILGLIHLHDLLGKGKYKFSNNADQ
- the purF gene encoding amidophosphoribosyltransferase — translated: MKKEYCGLFGIYGHPEAARMAYFGLYALQHRGQESAGIVTWDGRKIREQKGMGLVADVFSEHHLGHQLKGDISMGHIRYSTTGASLIRNAQPFLVRFKDMSIAIGHNGNLVNTYELRRELEEQGAIFQTTMDSEIIVHLIARHMNGNSFEEALIKAMSRIKGAYSLLILANDKLIAIRDPHGFRPLSIGRVGDSYVFASETCAFDLLEAEFLRCVEPGEMITIDKGKLYSSRFAEPSRVSACAFELIYFARPDSMVFNQEVYQARKRMGMVLAREAPVEADFVMPFPDSGMYAGVGYAQESGLPFEMAMIRNHYVGRTFIQPTQDMRDFGVRVKLNPAKSMIRNRRLLIVEDSIVRGTTIKTRVKKLRELGAREIHMRVSCPPIRYPCFYGIDFSSKGELIAANHSVEDIARYIGLDSLHYLSIEGLMASIDNGQGFCLACFNEDYPVPYSPNCNKLCFEW